A stretch of DNA from Telopea speciosissima isolate NSW1024214 ecotype Mountain lineage chromosome 5, Tspe_v1, whole genome shotgun sequence:
accgtaccattctagggttcacaagACCCTATGGGGTTTAAGTATATTCCCCAAAATATCCGCCCACATGCATTAGAAGCCTCGTAGTGAATGAATTCTcagcttaaggaaaactcgatcctaaaATATTTACGAAGATTATGTTAAGGCAGTAAACAAGTTTGTCTATGAAGATTAACTTACAATTAATAAGTCCATATTGAGAATATATTGCTCCCAAAATTCGGTTCAGTTTTTGAATCATCCAAAACCCAGTTtttggagagagaaaaggtggtCCAATGACGCTAGAGGGTGGTATTGGTAAATATTCCATAGGAATCTCATTGGACCTACCTTTGACTTTTCCAAAACTTGGCTTCAGAAGCCGTCTCCAACCAAGGTcttaggtatcggtatcaataTTTGTATTGATTTCGGCTGATATTGGTATCTATATTTGTATCGATTTCAACTGATATTGATATGGATCGATAAATTTAAATTGTTTAGTCCCCTAAAATATCAAtgttcttgaattttttttaccgATTTACCCTCTTTTGTACCAATACTCCCACTATAGTATCAGTATCAAATACTAACAATATCGGTACATATCGATCAATACAGTACCGTTACCTTGAACATGCCCGAAACATTCACTAGCTTTTAAGCTTTTTAGCTTTTAGGGACCAGCTTATAGCCATCAAGAAAGTGGATcaaccgccccccccccccccccaaaaaaaatgattgtTTGATGGCAATTGCATCTTTATTCATTCTAAAAGTCTTTGGTGCATGTATGGTTCTAAGAATTAGTATCGATATTGGTAGAGGTAAATATTGATTCTTATCTGATCCTATATTGGTGAAACAGTACAGGCCAAAggtaaaaaatctgattttaacaaaatatatatatatatagataaaacTGTCCAATTCAAATCAATCCAATATTCGTATCTAcaccaattactaaaaccatgctgTGGTGGCTTTGCTCTCATGAGATTTTCCACAAGGATGGAGTAGATGATGAtctataaatattttttgttcAAGGGAAGGGAGGATCCGGATCTTCTACAATTATTTGGACGCCCAACTCCTCTCCAACCACCTATTCAACGGCTGTGAGAACTTTGACATGTATCCCAATACCTGTCAACACCTGGGGATGCATGTCCAAATCCTCTccacatttggatggatggttggagaggagttggagttggagttgaaCATGCATTCCAACACTTGCGAACACCTGGTGATGCATGCCCAAGTCCTCCCCACATTTGGATGGGTGGTTGAAGATGAGTTAGAGTTGGAAAATATCTTTTTccaaagaggggcaaatgtGCATGCACATAAAATTATCTCATCCAACTTCCTTCCAAATGCACCATTTTGAGGAGGGGATTCATGCATAGCACCCCACCCCATTGATGATTCGTCAAATAGGGGTGCTTTGGTAGTTTATGGGGCGTTTATCCTTATCGGTTGTCTTGTAACCATACACCATGCACAGCTATGCAcaaaaggttctctaagccaACATGAGAGGTACACTAACACACTTTCTTTCTCTCACACTATCTCTCTTCtcatcacatgaaatgaccttttCGCATTTATAAACAAAACATTATGTCCCTTCTCAAggttttagttcatggtatcgGCACCAATATTAGTTGCTGCTATCGATACCGATATCAATACAGATAAACCGTATAGTTAGGTCCATATCAGGTAGATTCTAGCCAAAAAATCCACTTTGTAACTAGGAAAtggataaaaaaacaaaaacactttCTGATCATATCGACCTATACATATAAGTgtgttatcaaaaaaaaaaaaaacttatacaTATAAGTGTCAAATCAGCATAGCCGATATGTATCGGATATATATTATAATCTAAATCCATGGTCttaattaggggtgtcaatcggtcaaTTTGGATTGGTTTTGATTCAGTTTCACTTGTTTCGGTGTGAGAATGacaaccaatccaataaggaggGTGCACtggtttgatttcaatttcatattGGTTTCTCTAATCATTTGCTATCACTATATAAGTTCAATCTACCATGTAAATATATCAATAAGTACGAAAAAAATTGtgtttttataaattttggGCTGATATCGGTTTTATATTCCGATTATAtttgtttgggtttagtttCGATCCGGTTTCATAAAACCTCAATCCGAAACCAATCCAATAGGGTTGAATTCCATTTATGTCGGTCGATCTGACTAGGGTTTGACATTCCTTGTCTTAATGTTTCATGGGGTAGAAATATATGGGGGAAGTTTTTATAGAATTGAAATGATACCTAGAGAAAGAGAGGTATCATCAATCAAGGATATTTCTTACAACTTGAGAGTCCAATCATTTCAGATTCTTAATCATCAAAGATTTATATCTAAAGAAAAGAATGGACAAAATTCAGGTCATTTTCCCAAGAattaagcaaaaaatgaggTTCCTAAAATGCAATACTTCTCACTTACGTGGGTTCTCTCCCTCTATAGTGTCTATCTATCTATCCCCAAAGACATCACTCCCATTTTTTCAAACCACACCACTCATTTTGAATCCCAAATATTCaacaaatataagaaaaaaactctctttCACTCTCTCACTCCCTTTCACTCAAGATGCAAACCCACCCAAGGCTGAAAAAGGCTAAATAGATCAATCCATTTAGAAAAGGTAAGCATCACCCTCGTAAAAGCAACTAGAAAAATGCAACCACCACTCCATCAACACAAAGACATGAACCTACCCTTTTAAACccattaagagaagaaaaatacaacCACAAGTTTGAAATTAGAATAATAGATTTCATTCTCTTTCTGTAATTCCCATTTTCTATCCATTTTTTCACCTATTCCTCTTTTTCTGTGGTAGTGAAGAAAGAGATTGTCTTTTTGTCTATTCCATGAATTTCCTCACAAGTCAGCAACCTTTGccaatggagagagagagagagagaaggaggaggagggctGTAATAGCCAGTAGAGTAAGAAGAAGTCCTAAACAAACATGCAAAAAGCCCAAATCATTTACAACAAGAAACACAGAATATTCCAAAGGTAATAAAGTTAGCAAAAAGATTAGATTTCTATGGGATTCCCAAAGATGAAATAAAACTTCTCTCCTGTTGTGCTTAATGATACGGGTTAATGGTGGTAATgaaggttagaagaagaagatttagaTTTCTCTGGGATCCacaaaaattgaactaccagCAGGAGACTTGGTCCAATCCCCAACAGACCCATCACTGTAATCTTCCCCAAGTCTCTTCATACACCAAAGATCTTCCTCACAAGAAAATTTCTTCCAGTATGGAATCCCTTCCTTTAATGGCTCTCTGGTTGATACTTCTGTCGCTACTACACCACACTCTTTCTCCTTTGCCAAGTTATGTGCAAACCCACACAGAGCCTTCAACATTTTCTCCGCATTAGGACCTTCACCTCCCAACCCATACAAGAAATGAAACCCAAATGGCCTAAACAACTCCGGCACCGATGGTATACGAAGCCAAGGGAAAGCCTTATCGACGAGCCTGGTTGTCTTGGCAAGTCCTCGTAAAGCAAAGGAAGCACCTCTGAGCTCCACGGTGAACACTTCTTTGCTGTTCCAAATACTAAGAACAGCCCATGACTCAGGTGGGTTTAAGAGGAAATGATCCACACCGGGCCATGACTCAAGGTAGCCAGAGGAAGGAACAGCGATGAAGGTACCGAGATTGAGACGGTTGTGGAGTATGGAATCGATGTCTCTAGGGAAAAACTCGGTGGTGGAAAATCGGTGGCGATAGAGAGACTCGGCATCGAAAGGGGAGAGTTCGAAAATGCGAACTCGATTACTGATGGAGACTTTGTGAGCG
This window harbors:
- the LOC122662250 gene encoding probable N-acetyltransferase HLS1, which translates into the protein MEEEGVVVVVREFNPEKDCSEVEKIDNNCDVGPSGKISIFTDLLGDPICRIRHSPAYLMLVAVMAKDEEEREIVGVIRGCIKTVTCGKKLSRNGKNNGGNDSLKPFPVYSKLAYVLGLRVSPSHRRMGIGLKLVCRMEGWFREKGAEYSYMATERDNEASLKLFTERCGYAEFRNPSILVHPVFAHKVSISNRVRIFELSPFDAESLYRHRFSTTEFFPRDIDSILHNRLNLGTFIAVPSSGYLESWPGVDHFLLNPPESWAVLSIWNSKEVFTVELRGASFALRGLAKTTRLVDKAFPWLRIPSVPELFRPFGFHFLYGLGGEGPNAEKMLKALCGFAHNLAKEKECGVVATEVSTREPLKEGIPYWKKFSCEEDLWCMKRLGEDYSDGSVGDWTKSPAGSSIFVDPREI